A single Acidimicrobiia bacterium DNA region contains:
- a CDS encoding PIN domain-containing protein gives MGAILLDTTVLIDALRGRAAMDRLRALRADGDIPCTCAVNVEEVVRGLFPRERQDADRLFDGLRLAPLGRIEGERAGTWRRDLARRGTTVAQADCLIAAAALGIGARLATGNPRDFPMRGLTVDHWPVGE, from the coding sequence ATGGGCGCGATCCTCCTCGACACGACCGTGCTGATCGACGCGCTGCGAGGACGGGCCGCCATGGATCGGCTCCGCGCCCTTCGCGCCGACGGCGATATTCCCTGTACCTGTGCGGTCAACGTCGAGGAAGTGGTGCGTGGGCTCTTCCCGCGCGAGAGACAGGACGCGGATCGGCTGTTCGACGGCTTGCGCCTCGCGCCCCTCGGCCGGATCGAAGGTGAGCGGGCAGGAACATGGCGCCGGGATCTCGCGCGACGAGGGACGACCGTGGCGCAGGCGGACTGCCTCATCGCGGCGGCGGCGCTCGGGATCGGCGCCCGCCTCGCGACCGGCAATCCGCGCGACTTCCCGATGCGAGGGCTCACCGTCGACCACTG